The following proteins are encoded in a genomic region of Rubrobacter xylanophilus DSM 9941:
- a CDS encoding FtsW/RodA/SpoVE family cell cycle protein → MTQRATMPMILALLVSTLGFATLIFVQEATSPPLVYGAYYAGTLFALYLAVRLLLPHSDVLLLPIVTLLTGLGLVMIFRLTYDVEGVENLAITQAVWILIGSAALLFIVLFFRNYERLFDYKYLFALAAVVLICLTFTPLGYEVNGARLWVRIGPVNFQPSEFARIALIIFYAGYLAEKRDLLAATSRSVLGVQIPSPKYFGPVALVWAVSLGLLVFERDLGSSLLFFAVPLLMLYVATGRLAYVIIGGLMFSGGAFATYLLFDHVRVRVQTWLDPWQNPDAEGFQILQSIFNIADGGITGTGLGAGFAQTIPEVHTDFIFSAIASELGLLGATAVLLAFLVFVYRGIKISLLAGDEASKLLAYGLTAMFALQTLIIVGGVTRLIPLTGITLPFVSYGGSSVVGNFILTGLLLVVSEKAGRRELGKEAR, encoded by the coding sequence GTGACCCAGCGCGCCACCATGCCCATGATCCTGGCCCTGCTGGTGAGCACCCTGGGGTTCGCCACCCTCATCTTCGTGCAGGAGGCCACCAGCCCGCCGCTCGTCTACGGGGCCTACTACGCGGGGACCCTGTTCGCGCTCTACCTGGCGGTGCGTCTGCTGCTCCCCCACTCCGACGTGCTGCTGCTCCCCATCGTCACCCTGCTGACCGGCCTCGGGCTGGTCATGATCTTCCGGCTCACCTACGACGTGGAGGGGGTAGAGAACCTCGCCATAACCCAGGCGGTCTGGATCCTCATCGGCAGCGCGGCGCTGCTGTTCATAGTCCTCTTCTTCCGCAACTACGAGCGCCTCTTCGATTACAAGTACCTCTTCGCGCTGGCGGCGGTCGTCCTCATCTGCCTCACCTTCACACCCCTGGGCTACGAGGTCAACGGGGCCCGGCTGTGGGTGCGGATAGGGCCGGTCAACTTCCAGCCCTCGGAGTTCGCCCGCATAGCGCTCATCATCTTCTACGCCGGGTACCTGGCCGAGAAGCGGGACCTCCTGGCGGCCACCAGCCGGAGCGTGCTGGGCGTGCAGATCCCCTCCCCCAAGTACTTCGGTCCGGTCGCCCTGGTGTGGGCCGTCTCGCTCGGGCTTCTGGTCTTCGAGCGGGACCTGGGCAGCAGCCTCCTCTTCTTCGCGGTGCCCCTCCTCATGCTCTACGTGGCCACCGGCAGGCTCGCCTACGTCATTATCGGGGGGCTCATGTTCTCCGGCGGGGCCTTCGCCACCTACCTGCTCTTCGACCACGTGCGGGTCAGGGTGCAGACCTGGCTCGACCCCTGGCAGAACCCCGACGCCGAGGGCTTCCAGATCCTGCAGAGCATCTTCAACATCGCCGACGGCGGGATCACCGGCACGGGCCTGGGGGCCGGCTTCGCCCAGACCATCCCCGAGGTCCACACCGACTTCATCTTCAGCGCCATCGCCAGCGAGCTGGGGCTACTCGGGGCCACGGCGGTGCTCCTCGCCTTTCTGGTCTTCGTCTACCGGGGGATCAAGATCTCCCTCCTCGCCGGGGACGAGGCCTCGAAGCTGCTCGCTTACGGGCTGACCGCCATGTTCGCCCTGCAGACCCTCATCATCGTCGGGGGGGTGACGCGCCTGATCCCGCTCACCGGCATCACCCTGCCCTTCGTCTCCTACGGCGGCTCCTCGGTGGTGGGCAACTTCATCCTGACGGGGCTCCTGCTGGTCGTCTCCGAGAAGGCCGGCCGGCGGGAGCTGGGGAAGGAGGCGCGGTGA
- a CDS encoding Stp1/IreP family PP2C-type Ser/Thr phosphatase, whose product MFFLEPFGITDAGRVRQNNEDALLVGEGKDETLFAVADGIGGFEAGEVASSIAIEVLRRMEPGDSFEEALEEANRRIRAAARGDERFAGMGTTVVAVRFGQRDGRPVAEVAHVGDSRAYLMRGSSLRPVTEDHSLVAELVRSGDLSRAEAAEHPQRNLITRALGAEETVNVDTAVLPVEAGDRVVLCSDGLSDMVPEKRISEILDRHREDPETPARRLLQAALEAGGTDNVTVVVVDVRERREEERERGGTREMPPVAPPPAGRRRSPRPSARDKRRSSLSSRLLGRLLRGVIGLVAVAVLLTPAYLWGSSRYFLDVEGGEVVVHRGLPYEVGGVQLNEEWRRTGLRLSEVRRPYREPITERRLYTRDEVERVLRDLER is encoded by the coding sequence ATGTTCTTCCTCGAGCCCTTCGGCATCACGGACGCGGGCAGGGTGAGGCAGAACAACGAGGACGCCCTGCTCGTCGGCGAGGGCAAAGACGAGACGCTGTTTGCGGTGGCCGACGGGATCGGCGGGTTCGAGGCCGGGGAGGTGGCCAGCTCCATCGCCATAGAGGTGCTGAGGCGGATGGAGCCCGGCGACTCCTTCGAGGAGGCGCTCGAGGAGGCCAACCGCCGGATACGGGCCGCCGCCCGCGGGGACGAGCGCTTCGCGGGGATGGGGACCACCGTCGTGGCCGTCCGCTTCGGGCAGCGGGACGGCAGGCCGGTGGCCGAGGTGGCCCACGTGGGCGACTCGAGGGCCTACCTGATGCGCGGGAGCTCCCTGCGGCCCGTCACCGAGGACCACTCGCTGGTCGCCGAGCTGGTGCGCAGCGGCGACCTCAGCCGCGCCGAGGCCGCCGAGCACCCCCAGAGAAACCTCATAACCCGGGCGCTGGGGGCCGAGGAGACCGTCAACGTGGACACCGCGGTGCTCCCCGTGGAGGCCGGGGACCGGGTGGTGCTGTGCTCCGACGGGCTCTCGGACATGGTGCCGGAGAAGAGGATCTCGGAGATCCTCGACCGGCACAGGGAGGACCCCGAGACCCCCGCCCGGCGGCTGCTGCAGGCGGCGCTCGAGGCCGGGGGGACGGACAACGTGACCGTCGTGGTGGTCGACGTGCGGGAGCGCCGGGAGGAGGAGCGGGAGCGCGGGGGCACCCGCGAGATGCCCCCCGTAGCGCCGCCGCCCGCCGGGCGGCGGCGCTCCCCCCGCCCGTCCGCGAGGGACAAGCGGCGCTCGTCCCTCTCCTCGCGGCTCCTCGGCAGGCTCCTGCGGGGGGTCATCGGGCTCGTGGCCGTCGCCGTGCTGCTCACCCCCGCCTACCTGTGGGGCTCCAGCCGCTACTTTCTGGACGTGGAGGGCGGCGAGGTCGTCGTCCACCGCGGGCTCCCCTACGAGGTGGGCGGGGTGCAGCTCAACGAGGAGTGGCGCAGGACCGGGCTCAGGCTCTCCGAGGTGCGCAGGCCCTACCGGGAGCCCATAACCGAGAGAAGGCTCTACACCAGGGATGAGGTCGAGCGGGTCCTCAGGGACCTGGAGAGGTAG
- a CDS encoding FHA domain-containing protein, giving the protein MLELQVPLLAAKALLLLLLFAFVYAVVRRGVGDLRSIPDDEPFRPGVPREAPAKRRGVSELMVEESEVLAPGTEFPIGNGTTTIGRSSASDIVLKSDDYVSGRHARLTRHGGLLYVEDLGSTNGTFVNGRKAVGATPLRDGDLVRVGSTTFRYLE; this is encoded by the coding sequence ATGCTGGAGCTGCAGGTGCCGCTGCTGGCGGCAAAGGCCCTCCTTTTGCTCCTGCTCTTCGCCTTCGTCTACGCGGTGGTGCGCCGCGGGGTGGGGGACCTCAGGAGCATCCCCGACGACGAGCCCTTCCGGCCCGGCGTCCCCAGGGAGGCCCCGGCGAAGCGGCGGGGCGTCTCGGAGCTGATGGTCGAGGAGTCCGAGGTGCTGGCCCCCGGCACCGAGTTCCCCATCGGCAACGGGACCACCACCATCGGCCGCTCCTCGGCCAGCGACATCGTGCTCAAGAGCGACGACTACGTCTCGGGCCGCCACGCCCGGCTCACCCGCCACGGCGGCCTGCTCTACGTCGAGGACCTCGGCTCCACCAACGGGACCTTCGTGAACGGCAGGAAGGCCGTCGGGGCCACCCCCCTGCGGGACGGGGACCTGGTGCGGGTGGGCTCCACGACCTTCAGGTACCTGGAGTAG
- a CDS encoding FhaA domain-containing protein, translating to MGILKHIEKRMESLVEGVFGRAFRRRIHPVEIAKGLTKQMDEGRMVSISRTYAPNDFTIHLSREDAEAISAYEDSLKEELIQYASTHAENKGYHLMTPPKVRFVTEESLRFGEFGVTAKLTGGDGPREKGAPSDTSGQTRIFRTQETGRGGFGEGTAAISPEDARRHGLAREVVELVVGERSYPLEGRGPWTVGRSQENDIVLPDPNVSRRHARILRAENGFVIEDLGSTNGTLLDGAPIDRERIESGDELTFGQTTARFVRRIEAPEETPQGGRSYGRG from the coding sequence TTGGGCATCCTGAAGCACATCGAGAAGCGGATGGAGTCCCTCGTGGAGGGCGTCTTCGGGCGGGCCTTCCGGCGCAGGATCCACCCCGTCGAGATCGCCAAGGGCCTCACCAAGCAGATGGACGAGGGCCGGATGGTCAGCATCTCGCGCACCTACGCGCCGAACGACTTCACCATCCACCTCTCCAGGGAGGACGCCGAGGCAATCTCGGCCTACGAGGACTCCCTCAAGGAGGAGCTGATCCAGTACGCCTCCACCCACGCCGAGAACAAGGGCTACCACCTCATGACCCCGCCCAAGGTCCGCTTCGTGACCGAGGAGAGCCTCCGCTTCGGCGAGTTCGGGGTTACGGCCAAGCTCACCGGCGGCGACGGGCCGCGGGAGAAGGGCGCCCCCTCGGACACCTCGGGGCAGACCAGGATCTTCCGCACCCAGGAGACGGGCCGCGGGGGCTTCGGCGAGGGGACGGCGGCCATCTCCCCGGAGGACGCGCGGCGCCACGGGCTGGCCCGGGAGGTAGTGGAGCTCGTGGTCGGCGAGCGCTCCTACCCGCTCGAGGGCCGCGGGCCGTGGACCGTGGGCCGCTCGCAGGAGAACGACATCGTGCTCCCGGACCCCAACGTCTCGCGCAGGCACGCCAGGATCTTGCGGGCCGAGAACGGCTTCGTCATAGAGGACCTCGGCTCCACCAACGGCACGCTGCTCGACGGGGCGCCCATAGACCGCGAGCGGATAGAGAGCGGCGACGAGCTGACCTTCGGGCAGACCACCGCCCGTTTCGTCCGCCGCATAGAGGCCCCGGAGGAGACGCCGCAGGGCGGCCGGAGCTACGGGAGAGGCTAA
- a CDS encoding serine/threonine-protein kinase: MAETRYIEGQERYVLAEMVGRGGFATVWRARPANGSPFGRREDVAIKVIPVYSAAERSRALREGQIAEGLRHPNIVETIEVIPGEHEVYLVTEFVHGMPLDEAARYYGPAEIVDALAQILEALDYAHSQGIIHRDIKPQNALVDRSGLVKLTDFGVAYRAGDTRLTRVGFAVGTPGYIAPEILDGADPSALTDIYAVGATARTLLSRLPDEPPPQLQEFVNRATSPNPAHRPQSAREALRLLTGRRATSPSVRVPSRARLRGRERLPAPLVERGLRATNGALAAGLGYLLAGDLLLLNGAQALSVAAGLGVAGYLLPRLAALGVIVALAVALLQGGTGLGLAALVPAAGGLWAAGAGYLLRGADRLPLGPALAIPAALAGLGAGFPLLIGALMRPVAAALSSAAGALLLILYELTLGDGVIPFVGGPFRKMPPDIGPGELLGWMERVLTLYPETLYLGLVWAASAAAVSLGERAGRPFLGLGAAAGGGALGYALAVCDTPSLRVDAVISLLLAAIMYAVLRYLVARARG; encoded by the coding sequence GTGGCCGAGACTCGCTACATCGAGGGGCAGGAGCGCTACGTGCTGGCCGAGATGGTCGGACGCGGCGGCTTCGCCACGGTGTGGCGCGCCCGCCCGGCGAACGGCTCGCCCTTCGGGCGCCGCGAGGACGTCGCGATAAAGGTCATCCCGGTCTACAGCGCCGCCGAGCGCTCGCGGGCGCTGCGGGAGGGTCAGATCGCCGAGGGCCTGCGCCACCCCAACATCGTGGAGACCATAGAGGTGATCCCGGGCGAGCACGAGGTCTACCTGGTGACCGAGTTCGTCCACGGGATGCCGCTGGACGAGGCCGCCCGCTACTACGGCCCCGCAGAGATAGTGGACGCCCTGGCCCAGATCCTGGAGGCCCTGGACTACGCGCACTCCCAGGGGATAATCCACCGCGACATAAAGCCCCAGAACGCCCTGGTGGACCGCAGCGGGCTGGTGAAGCTGACGGACTTCGGGGTTGCCTACCGCGCCGGGGACACCCGGCTGACCCGGGTGGGCTTCGCCGTGGGGACCCCCGGCTACATAGCGCCGGAGATCCTCGACGGCGCCGACCCGAGCGCGCTCACCGACATCTACGCGGTGGGGGCCACGGCCCGCACCCTGCTCTCGCGGCTCCCCGACGAGCCGCCGCCGCAGCTGCAGGAGTTCGTCAACCGGGCCACCTCCCCCAACCCCGCCCACAGACCGCAGAGCGCCCGGGAGGCCCTCAGGCTGCTGACGGGCAGGCGCGCCACCTCCCCCTCCGTCCGGGTCCCCTCCCGAGCCCGGCTGCGCGGGAGGGAGCGCCTCCCGGCCCCGCTCGTCGAGCGCGGCCTGCGGGCGACCAACGGGGCCCTAGCCGCCGGCCTCGGCTACCTGCTGGCGGGCGACCTGCTGCTCCTGAACGGCGCCCAGGCGCTCTCGGTGGCGGCGGGCCTCGGGGTGGCCGGGTACCTGCTCCCGCGGCTCGCGGCGCTCGGGGTCATCGTGGCGCTCGCGGTGGCCCTCCTGCAGGGCGGGACGGGGCTCGGGCTCGCGGCGCTCGTTCCGGCGGCCGGGGGGCTGTGGGCGGCGGGGGCGGGGTATCTGCTGCGGGGGGCGGACCGGCTCCCTTTAGGGCCCGCGCTCGCCATCCCCGCGGCGCTGGCCGGGCTCGGGGCGGGCTTCCCGCTGCTGATCGGGGCGCTCATGCGCCCCGTGGCGGCGGCCCTCTCCTCGGCGGCGGGGGCCCTGCTGCTGATCCTCTACGAGCTCACGCTGGGCGACGGGGTGATCCCCTTTGTGGGGGGGCCGTTCCGGAAGATGCCCCCGGACATCGGGCCGGGGGAGCTGCTCGGGTGGATGGAGCGGGTGCTCACGCTCTACCCTGAGACCCTCTACCTGGGGCTCGTGTGGGCCGCGAGCGCGGCCGCGGTCTCCCTCGGGGAGCGGGCCGGGCGGCCCTTCCTCGGGCTCGGGGCCGCGGCCGGGGGCGGGGCGCTCGGCTACGCGCTGGCGGTCTGCGACACCCCCTCCCTCCGGGTCGACGCTGTGATATCCCTGCTGCTGGCCGCTATAATGTACGCTGTGTTGCGGTATCTCGTTGCGAGGGCGCGTGGGTAG
- a CDS encoding Lrp/AsnC family transcriptional regulator, producing MVTAIVLVTTESERVQEAAQAIIDIEGVTEAYSVTGPYDLVVMVRIEDFEKLADIVPGKIAQVPGVARTETMVAFRCYSNYDLDRVWSLGFEEE from the coding sequence ATGGTTACCGCCATAGTCCTTGTGACCACCGAGAGCGAGAGGGTGCAGGAGGCCGCCCAGGCGATAATAGACATCGAGGGGGTTACCGAGGCGTACTCGGTGACCGGCCCCTACGACCTGGTGGTGATGGTCCGCATAGAGGACTTCGAGAAGCTGGCGGACATCGTGCCCGGCAAGATCGCCCAGGTGCCCGGCGTGGCGCGCACCGAGACGATGGTGGCCTTCAGGTGCTACTCGAACTACGACCTCGACAGGGTCTGGTCGCTGGGCTTCGAGGAGGAGTGA
- a CDS encoding glutamate--cysteine ligase, whose amino-acid sequence MEFKLGNSGYTLGVEEELCIVDASTGELVPKIEEIMSRLPEDLAEAVSYELFQSVLEIKTPVCRTVGEAERVLRELRGRVGSWTAACGASLASAGTHPFSRYRDQKVTEHERYRQVIEELRWVATREVIFGQHVHVAVPGPEEAIQAHNRLAEQAPLLLALSANSPYWQGMDTGFESSRVQIFETFPRAGMPPAFPEYAAFEAYVDLMVECGAMDDYTFCWWDVRPHPKLGTIELRVLDSQTHLRHAVALTALTQCIVASSLEDEDAPKGPYHRDIALENKWRASRRGLDAAFFDVDERRNVPARDLARAAVERLRPHAQQLGCEEELLGVLEIVEGGSGSRRQREIYEKSGDFLDVVAFLIEGTRPALAGEPS is encoded by the coding sequence GTGGAGTTCAAGCTCGGCAACTCGGGCTACACCCTGGGGGTCGAGGAGGAGCTATGCATCGTCGACGCGTCGACCGGCGAGCTCGTGCCCAAGATAGAGGAGATCATGAGCCGCCTGCCGGAGGATCTCGCCGAGGCGGTCTCCTACGAGCTGTTCCAGTCGGTGCTGGAGATAAAGACCCCGGTCTGCCGCACGGTCGGGGAGGCCGAGCGGGTGCTGCGGGAGCTGCGGGGGCGCGTGGGCTCCTGGACGGCGGCCTGCGGGGCCTCGCTGGCCTCCGCCGGGACCCACCCCTTCAGCCGCTACCGGGACCAGAAGGTCACCGAGCACGAGCGGTACCGGCAGGTCATAGAGGAGCTGCGCTGGGTGGCCACGCGGGAGGTGATCTTCGGCCAGCACGTCCACGTGGCGGTCCCGGGGCCGGAGGAGGCGATCCAGGCCCACAACCGCCTGGCGGAGCAGGCGCCCCTGCTGCTGGCCCTCTCGGCCAACTCCCCCTACTGGCAGGGGATGGACACCGGCTTCGAGTCGAGCCGGGTCCAGATCTTCGAGACCTTCCCGCGCGCCGGGATGCCCCCCGCCTTCCCGGAGTACGCCGCCTTCGAGGCCTACGTGGACCTGATGGTGGAGTGCGGGGCGATGGACGACTACACGTTCTGCTGGTGGGACGTGAGGCCCCACCCGAAGCTGGGCACCATAGAGCTGCGCGTGCTGGACTCCCAGACCCACCTGCGGCACGCGGTGGCCCTGACGGCGCTCACCCAGTGCATCGTGGCCAGCTCGCTGGAGGACGAGGACGCCCCCAAAGGCCCCTACCACCGCGACATCGCCCTGGAGAACAAGTGGCGCGCCTCCCGCAGGGGCCTCGACGCCGCCTTTTTCGACGTGGACGAGCGCAGAAACGTGCCGGCCCGAGACCTCGCCCGCGCCGCCGTCGAGAGGCTCAGGCCCCACGCCCAGCAGCTCGGCTGCGAGGAGGAGCTTCTGGGGGTGCTGGAGATAGTCGAGGGGGGCAGCGGCAGCCGCAGGCAGCGCGAGATCTACGAGAAGAGCGGCGACTTTCTGGACGTGGTGGCCTTCCTCATCGAGGGAACCCGGCCCGCCCTCGCGGGGGAGCCGAGCTAG
- a CDS encoding TlpA family protein disulfide reductase, with the protein MARNTPSGGKKRGAGAPQANRPLVLALAGFTALAIVVIALLAVLSARGGDAGNFTPNDQGLLPVGSQAPDFTTKTVTGERVSLPEGQAAMLVFFATWCPHCQNEAPTIADFSREYEDLRVMMISVADENWPETDTPQEVRRFVSEYGIQGPAIYDPELGRTYRVTGTPTVYVVDANGTIVGAHSGEAPREVYEGWIQEALG; encoded by the coding sequence ATGGCACGCAACACCCCCTCCGGCGGCAAGAAGCGGGGAGCCGGGGCTCCCCAGGCCAACAGGCCCCTCGTCCTCGCCCTCGCGGGCTTCACGGCGCTGGCCATAGTGGTCATAGCCCTGCTGGCGGTGCTCTCGGCCCGGGGGGGCGACGCCGGGAACTTCACCCCCAACGACCAGGGGCTGCTCCCGGTCGGCAGCCAGGCCCCGGACTTCACCACCAAGACCGTGACCGGCGAGCGGGTCTCGCTGCCCGAGGGGCAGGCCGCCATGCTCGTCTTCTTCGCCACCTGGTGCCCCCACTGCCAGAACGAGGCCCCGACCATAGCCGACTTCTCCAGGGAGTACGAGGATTTGCGGGTCATGATGATCAGCGTGGCCGACGAGAACTGGCCCGAGACCGACACCCCGCAGGAGGTGCGCCGGTTCGTCAGCGAGTACGGCATCCAGGGCCCGGCCATCTACGACCCGGAGCTGGGCCGGACCTACCGGGTGACCGGGACCCCGACCGTCTACGTCGTGGACGCGAACGGCACGATCGTCGGCGCGCACTCCGGCGAGGCCCCGAGGGAGGTTTACGAGGGCTGGATCCAGGAGGCCCTCGGCTAG
- a CDS encoding DoxX family protein produces MDGGQSKREALARLLAGPYAVLASRVVLGGVFVAAGAAKIPDPGGFAAAIRSYGLALPEWFVSLSAHALPYLEVLVGLYLIAGLFTRLAAWAANAMMCVFIAAILQAALRGLEISCGCFGPSSEPSNLWLDLLRDLGLLALGLHAALLPPGRFSVDALLGRAATETSRPPG; encoded by the coding sequence GTGGATGGAGGTCAAAGCAAGAGGGAGGCCCTGGCGCGGCTGCTCGCCGGCCCCTACGCGGTGCTGGCCTCCCGGGTCGTTCTCGGGGGGGTCTTCGTGGCGGCGGGGGCCGCCAAGATACCGGACCCGGGCGGGTTCGCCGCCGCGATCCGCTCCTACGGGCTGGCGCTGCCGGAGTGGTTCGTCTCCCTCTCGGCCCACGCGCTGCCCTACCTGGAGGTGCTGGTGGGGCTCTACCTGATCGCGGGCCTCTTCACCCGGCTGGCGGCCTGGGCGGCGAACGCCATGATGTGCGTCTTTATCGCGGCCATCCTGCAGGCGGCGCTGCGGGGCCTGGAGATCTCCTGCGGCTGCTTCGGCCCGAGCTCGGAGCCCTCGAACCTGTGGCTGGACCTCCTGCGCGACCTCGGGCTGCTCGCCCTGGGGCTGCACGCCGCCCTCCTCCCCCCGGGGCGCTTCAGCGTGGACGCCCTGCTGGGTCGGGCCGCGACAGAAACCTCTCGACCGCCCGGCTGA
- a CDS encoding alpha/beta fold hydrolase, whose protein sequence is MSVRELHLRAGGVGVRCLAAGEGEPAAVLLHGASLDCADLSFGHLIGPLSGRRRVYAPDWPGYGGSERPPEAAYDLAYYERFLERLLDALGLERADLVGLSLGGGVALSLALREPRRVRRLVLAGSYGLGRRVPWGPLGAALGRSALAARLAYGLMRRSRPALRLGLRNVVCDPAAVTEELLEELARQAALPGAGRAFLAFRRSEVGWRGLRSDLSGDLHRLAVPTLLVHGSRDRIVPAGWAVEAHRRIPRSELLILEGCGHWVPRERPEEFSRAVERFLSRPDPAGRPR, encoded by the coding sequence GTGTCCGTCCGGGAGCTGCACCTGCGGGCGGGCGGGGTTGGGGTCCGCTGTCTGGCGGCCGGGGAGGGGGAGCCCGCCGCGGTGCTGCTGCACGGGGCGAGCCTGGACTGCGCCGACCTCTCCTTCGGGCACCTCATCGGGCCGCTCTCGGGGCGCCGCCGGGTCTACGCCCCCGACTGGCCGGGCTACGGCGGGAGCGAGCGCCCGCCGGAGGCGGCCTACGACCTGGCCTACTACGAGAGGTTTCTGGAGCGGCTGCTGGACGCCCTGGGCCTCGAGCGCGCCGACCTCGTGGGCCTCTCCCTCGGCGGGGGGGTAGCCCTCTCCCTGGCGCTGCGCGAGCCCCGCCGGGTGCGGCGGCTGGTGCTCGCGGGGAGCTACGGCCTGGGACGCCGGGTGCCCTGGGGGCCGCTCGGCGCGGCGCTCGGGCGCTCGGCGCTGGCGGCGCGCCTGGCCTACGGCCTCATGCGCCGCAGCCGCCCCGCCCTCCGGCTCGGGCTGCGCAACGTGGTCTGCGACCCGGCGGCGGTGACGGAGGAGCTCCTGGAGGAGCTGGCCCGCCAGGCCGCCCTCCCCGGCGCGGGGAGGGCCTTTCTCGCCTTCCGCCGAAGCGAGGTGGGCTGGAGGGGGCTGAGGTCCGACCTCTCCGGCGACCTCCACCGGCTCGCGGTCCCGACGCTCCTCGTGCACGGCTCCCGCGACAGAATCGTACCGGCGGGCTGGGCGGTCGAGGCGCACCGGCGCATCCCGCGCTCCGAGCTCCTCATCCTCGAGGGCTGCGGGCACTGGGTGCCCAGGGAGCGGCCGGAGGAGTTCAGCCGGGCGGTCGAGAGGTTTCTGTCGCGGCCCGACCCAGCAGGGCGTCCACGCTGA
- the mutL gene encoding DNA mismatch repair endonuclease MutL yields MGIKILDPTVAQQVAAGEVVDRPASVVKELVENALDAGASRIEVELAEGGTARILVRDDGSGMDPEDARLCVLRHATSKIRSVEDLESVSTLGFRGEALPSIASVSAFRLITSTGEGPGTRVVVEGGSEARLSPATHPKGTTVLVDRLFYNVPARRAFLKGPRAERAAVVETLTHIAVAHPEVSFRVSEGSREYLSLPAAADLLERLAQLHGVARARAMRRVEYESGAFRVEGYAALPSLTESSRAHQTVAVNGRWVRGDNLHRGLDDAYRATVPAGRYPPVALRISVDPRRVDVNVHPTKQLVRFSDERAAREAVAAAVRSAIEWRPPAPPAAPPRAPARGFAQERLGPPPRVAESRPAYRGSPPPDLRAVREEISRASRALPEPPPAAPEEPPGRGTLPDLRELRVIGQLGAGYILLEDPEALWIVDQHVAHERAILDRLRDAGSPAPVQSLLVPEVVELSPAEAEVAAESLEELAVYGFEAEPFGPRSLRVTAALASLAERGDVAGALKDALAAISGTEPGHRREDRILATIACHSAVKMGDRLSLQEMESLVRDWLGSRLPATCPHGRSICYRMSLSEIGRKMDRH; encoded by the coding sequence ATGGGCATAAAGATCCTCGACCCGACAGTAGCCCAGCAGGTGGCCGCCGGAGAGGTGGTCGACCGCCCGGCCTCGGTGGTCAAGGAGCTGGTGGAGAACGCCCTGGACGCCGGGGCCTCGCGCATCGAGGTGGAGCTGGCCGAGGGCGGCACCGCGAGGATCCTCGTGCGGGACGACGGCTCGGGGATGGACCCCGAGGACGCCCGCCTGTGCGTCCTGCGCCACGCGACGAGCAAGATCCGGTCGGTAGAAGACCTGGAGTCGGTGAGCACGCTGGGCTTCCGGGGGGAGGCCCTCCCCTCGATAGCCAGCGTCTCGGCCTTCCGGCTGATCACCTCCACCGGGGAGGGGCCGGGCACCCGCGTGGTTGTGGAGGGCGGCTCGGAGGCGAGGCTCTCCCCCGCCACCCACCCCAAAGGCACCACGGTCCTGGTGGACCGGCTGTTCTACAACGTCCCGGCGCGCCGGGCCTTTCTGAAGGGGCCGCGCGCGGAGAGGGCGGCGGTGGTGGAGACGCTCACCCACATAGCCGTCGCTCACCCGGAGGTCTCCTTCCGAGTCTCCGAGGGGAGCAGGGAGTACCTCTCCCTGCCCGCCGCCGCGGACCTGCTGGAGCGGCTGGCCCAGCTCCACGGCGTCGCCCGGGCGCGGGCCATGCGGCGGGTGGAGTACGAGTCGGGGGCGTTCCGGGTGGAGGGCTACGCGGCGCTGCCCAGCCTGACGGAGAGCAGCCGCGCGCACCAGACGGTGGCGGTGAACGGCCGGTGGGTGCGCGGGGACAACCTGCACCGGGGGCTCGACGACGCCTACCGGGCGACGGTGCCCGCCGGGCGCTACCCGCCGGTGGCGCTGCGGATCTCGGTGGACCCCCGCCGGGTGGACGTGAACGTCCACCCCACCAAGCAGCTGGTCCGCTTCTCCGACGAGCGGGCCGCCCGGGAGGCGGTCGCCGCAGCGGTGCGCTCCGCGATAGAGTGGCGCCCGCCGGCCCCTCCCGCCGCCCCGCCGCGCGCCCCCGCCCGGGGCTTTGCGCAGGAGCGGCTGGGCCCGCCGCCGCGCGTCGCGGAGAGCCGCCCGGCCTACCGGGGGAGCCCCCCGCCGGACCTGCGGGCGGTGCGCGAGGAGATCTCGCGGGCCTCCCGCGCCCTCCCAGAACCCCCGCCGGCCGCGCCGGAGGAGCCCCCGGGGCGGGGGACGCTCCCGGACTTGCGGGAGCTGCGCGTGATCGGGCAGCTCGGCGCGGGCTACATCCTCCTCGAAGACCCGGAGGCCCTGTGGATCGTGGACCAGCACGTGGCCCACGAGCGGGCCATCCTGGACCGGCTGCGCGACGCCGGGAGCCCGGCCCCGGTGCAGAGCCTCCTGGTCCCGGAGGTGGTGGAGCTCTCCCCCGCAGAGGCCGAGGTCGCGGCGGAGAGCCTGGAGGAGCTCGCGGTCTACGGGTTCGAGGCCGAGCCCTTCGGCCCCCGCTCGCTGCGGGTCACGGCCGCCCTCGCCAGCCTCGCCGAGCGCGGGGACGTCGCCGGGGCCCTCAAGGACGCGCTCGCGGCCATCTCCGGCACGGAGCCCGGCCACCGGCGGGAGGACAGGATCCTGGCGACCATAGCCTGCCACTCGGCGGTGAAGATGGGCGACAGGCTCTCGCTGCAGGAGATGGAGTCGCTGGTGAGGGACTGGCTCGGGAGCAGGCTGCCCGCGACCTGCCCGCACGGCCGCTCCATCTGCTACCGGATGTCGCTCTCCGAGATCGGGCGGAAGATGGACCGCCACTAG